The nucleotide window GACAAATTGCCACGTACCCAGTCTGGCAAATTGCAGCGTTTCAGGCTGCGTGACTCTTGAGTTCAGAATACGAAGCGCTTTGCACCCATTTCCCCCCAACGAAAGGACGATTCCCATGTTTCTCATTTCTCTACGCAAAACCCTGGTCGCGGCCTGCGCAAGCACTGCCTTGCTCGCGATGGCGCAGTCGACCGACCCCGTCAAGGTGGGCTTGTTGAGCACACTTTCCGGTCCAGGTGCCGGTCTCGGTGTGGATATCCGCGACGGTTTCCAGTTGGCGATCAAACTGGGAGGCAACAAGCTGGGGGGACGCCCTGTGGAAGTGGTCGTCGCGGACGACCAAGCCAGCCCGGATGTAGGACGTCAGACAGCAGATCGACTGGTCAAACGCGACAAAGTCGATTTCATGACGGGTATTGTTTTTTCGAACGTCATGCTGGCTGTGGGCGCACCGACTTTCGCGTCACAAACGTTCTATGTGAGCGCCAATGCCGGCCCTTCGCAGTACGCGGGCGAACAATGCAGCCCCTACTTTTTCAGCGCTTCCTACCAAAATGACAACATGCACGAAGCAGCCGGTCAAGTCGTGCAAGAGAAAGGCTTCAAGCGCGTGGCGGTGATTGCCCCCAACTACCCCGCCGGCAAGGATGCCATCGCAGGATTCAAGCGTTTCTACAAGGGTGAGATCGCTTCCGAAGCGCTGCCGGCGCTGAACCAGCTCAACTTCGGTACCGAGCTGTCGCAACTGCGTGCCTCCAAGGCTGATGCGGTCTACATCTTCCTGCCCGGCGGCATGGGCATCAATTTCATCAAGCAGTTTGTGGCTGCCGGTTTGTCCAAGGACATGACACTGTTTGGCCCAGGCTTCTCCGGTGATGAAGACGTGATCAAGGCAGTAGGCGACTCCATGCTGGGCATGTTCAACACCAGCCAATGGGGACACGACATGGCCAACCCGGCCAACAAGAAATTCGTTGCCGAATTCGAAAAGGAATATGGCCGCCTGCCTACGCTGTACGCTGCACAAGGCTATGACGCAGCCCAGTTGATCAACGCCGCCGTGCGCGACACCAAAGGCAAGCTGGAAGACAAGGTCGCCGTGCGCAAGGCTTTGGAAGCTGCCAAGTTCGACTCGGTGCGTGGTGCATTCAAGTTCAATAACAACCACTTCCCGATCCAGGACTACTACCTGCGTGTTGTAACCAAAGATGCCAAGGGCCGCGTAACCAACCGCCTGCTGGGCACGGTGCTCAAGAAGCATGCGGATGCCTACGCCGGCCAGTGCAAGATGCCGGCCTGATAACGCAGTACCCAACGGAACTCCACCATGGATCCCATTTTGTTGCTGGAGCAGGCCTTCAACGGTCTGCAGTTTGGGCTGATGTTGTTCTTGCTGGCGGCGGGGTTGACCCTGGTCTTCGGCATCATGGACATGATCAACCTGGCCCATGGCTCGCTGTACATGGTGGGGGCCTATTTGATCGCCGCCATTACCGCGGCGACGGGCAGCTACTGGTGGGGTCTGTGCTTTGGGGTGTTGGGAGCAGCGGTGTTCGGGGCGCTGCTGGAGGTGAGCATCCTGCGTCACTTCTACCAGCGCGACCATCTCTCGCAGGTACTGGGTACCTTTGCCATTTTGATGATGTGCAATGAGGGTGTGCGCTTGATCTGGGGCGCACAACCCGTGCCATTGAGTACGCCAGACAGTCTGGCAGGTCCGGTGGAGTTGTTCCCAGGATTCTTCTATTCTTCGTTCAGCCTGTTCATCATCGGTGTGGGTCTGCTGGTGGCCTTGCTGATGTACTTGCTGATTACGCGCACGCGTCTGGGCATGCAGATCCGCGCCGGTGCGGCCAACCGTGAAATGGCCATGGCCATGGGGGTCAATGTGCAGCGGCTGTTCACTGCCGTGTTTGCCGTGGGCGCAGCCCTGTGTGGCATTGCGGGCGGCATGCTGGGACCGATATTGGCGGTGCAGGTGGGCATGGGCGAGAGCATTCTGATTGTCGCTTTTGTGGTCATTGTGATTGGCGGCATTGGCTCCATCCGCGGTGCGTTCCTGGGGGCGCTGATTGTGGGCGTGATGGACACCGCTGGTCGCACTTTCATGCCTATGTTGTTTGCGCACCTGATGTCACCGGAGGCAGCTGCCAATGCAGCGCCCGCTGTGGCCTCTATCCTGATTTACCTGTTGATGGCAACGGTCTTGTTCTTCAAGCCGCGCGGCCTGTTCCCTACCCATGGCTGATGCAATGACAAACGCCAAGCATTCTTCTCCCAGCATTCTTGACCACTCACTGCATTGGCGCTGGGCCGTGCCACTGCTGATTGCTCTGGCGGCTTTACCGTTGATCGCAGTAGCGCTTGGCGGAGATTTCTACATTACCCTGGCCAGCCGCATCCTGATCTTTGCACTGGCAGCGACCAGTCTTAACTTCATTCTGGGTTTTGGCGGCATGGTGAGTTTTGGCCACGCAGCCTTTATCGGTCTCGGTGCCTACACTGTAGCGATCGCGATGCAGGAAGGCATGGTCAATGCCTGGATCGCCTGGCCACTGGCCATGGTCGTGAGTGGCGTCTTTGCACTGGTAATCGGTGCCATCAGCCTACGCACGCAAGGTGTGTACTTCATCATGATCACGCTGGCTTTTGCGCAGATGCTGTATTTCCTGGTGGTGTCACTCAAGGCCTACGGCGGAGATGACGGGCTGAGCATGGCGGGGCGATCTTTTGTGGCACCCGGTTTGGACCTCGCCCGGGACCGCGATTTCTATTACGTCACGCTGGCCTTGGTAAGTGCATCGGTATGGGGCGTGGCCCGTCTGCTCAATGCCCGCTTTGGCCATACATTGCAAGCCATTCGCGAGAACGAAGTGCGCATGATTGCCATTGGTTTTCCGGTGTACCGCTTCAAGCTGGTCGCCTTTACGCTGGCCGGCGCGCTGGCCGGTTTGGCCGGGGCTCTGATGGCCAATCTGGGTGGATTCGTGAGCCCCTCGCTGATGCAGTGGAGCCAGTCCGGCATGCTGATGATCATGGTCATCCTGGGCGGCGTGGGTTATCTGTATGGCGGTCTGTTGGGCGCAGTCTTTTTCCTGTTGCTCGAGGAACTGCTGAGCCACTACACGATCCACTGGCAACTGGGTCTGGGCGCGGTTCTGCTGCTGGTCGTGCTGGTAGCGCCCAACGGCTTGGCCAGTCTGGTCGCACGCAAGAAGGGAGCTGCCCATGGCTGAAATCATTCTGCATATCGACCAGTTGGTCAAACGTTTTGGCGGTTTGGTTGCCACCAACCACGCCGATCTGAAAGTGGAGCGCGGTAGCATCCACGCGCTGATCGGCCCCAATGGTGCGGGCAAGACCACGCTGATCCACCAGATTTCTGGTGCGCTGCAGCCCGACGAAGGTGCCGTGCATTTCATGGGCCAGAACATCACGCAGGTGCCCATGCACCAGCGTGCGTTGCGTGGCCTGGTGCGCTCCTACCAGATCACCAGTATTTTCAAGAAGCTTTCGGTGCTGGACAACATTGCCCTGTCGGTACAAGCCCGCAGCGGCAGCAGCATGCGCTTCTGGCAAGCCGCCCGCTCAGAATCGGGCCGCTATGCCGAGGCCGCGGCCGTGGCCGAACGCATCGGTCTGGGCCAAAAGTTGCATACGCTGTCGGGCGCGCTGTCGCATGGCCAGCAGCGCCAACTGGAGCTGGGCCTGGCACTGGCGCTCAAGCCGCAACTGCTATTGCTCGACGAGCCCATGGCTGGCATGGGACCAGACGAATCCGAAAATATGGTTGCGCTGCTGCAAAGCCTGCGCAGCGAAGTCACCATCTTGCTGGTGGAACACGACATGGATGCCGTGTTCCGTTTGGCCGACCGCATTTCCACACTGGTATTTGGCAAGGTCATTGCCAGCGGCACGGCGCAGGAAATCAAGGACAACCCCGAAGTCAAACAGGCCTATCTGGGCGATGAGATGGGCGTGGACGCCGTAGCGCACTAGGAAATAGCGTGGACACATTACTGGAAATCGACGATCTGCAAACTGCCTATGGCACCAGCCAGATCCTGTTTGGTGTGGGCTTTGCCATGCGCGCAGGCGAAGTCGCCACACTGTTGGGCCGCAACGGCATGGGCAAGACCACCACGGTGCGCTCCATCCTGGGTCTGACCAAGGCCACGGGTGGTTCTGTCCGTTTCCTGGGTGAACGCATCGAGGCGGCGAATGCCGATCGCATTGCCCGCATGGGCATGGCCGTGGTGCCTGAGGGGCGCATGATTTTTGCAACGCTATCGGTGCAGGAAAACCTGCTGGCTTTTGCGGGCAACCGCTGTGCCAGCCGGGAACCCTGGACGCTGGAACGGGTGTACCACCTGTTTCCACGGCTCAAGGAGCGTGCGCGCAACATGGGTAACCAGCTCTCGGGCGGTGAACAGCAGATGCTCGCCATTGGCCGTGCGCTCATGACCAATCCGCACCTGTTGATCCTGGACGAGGCCACCGAGGGCTTGGCACCGCTGATCCGGGAAGACATCTGGCACTGCCTGACCACACTGAAACAGGCTGGTCAGAGCATTCTGGTGATCGACAAGTATGTGCAACGGCTGGTTGGTCTGGCAGACCACCACACCATCCTGGAGCGGGGAAGGGTAGTCTGGAAGGGGGACTCTCCCCAACTGGCGGCCCAGCCCGACATCTGGCACCGCTATATCGGGGTCTGACGTGCTGAAGTCGATAGACACTCCCATGGCGGAGCAGACAATGCCAAGCGCCGTTTTTTCCGTGCAACGCGTAGTGCGCTTCTCGGATTGCGACCCGGCGGGCATAGTGTTTTACCCTCAGTACTTCGTCATGCTCAATGGCTTGGTGGAAGACTGGTTTACGCAAGCCCTGCAAGTGAACTACGCAAACCTTCTGGGTGTGCGCAGGGTGGGGCTGCCCACCGTCTCACTGCAATGCGACTTCAAGGCCCCCAGCCGCATGGGTGAAACCATCACGCTGCAATTGCGCTTGTCGCGCCAGGGAAAACGTTCGCTCACCCTGGACATTCAGTGCATTGGCCTGGAGTCCCCGGATGTCGTGCGCTGGCGCGCACAAGTGGTCATCGTGACCACTTCATTGGAGCACGATGGCTCCATCACCATTCCCGCCGATATCGTGCAAGGCATTGCACAGTGGCAAAATTTTTCAGGAGACAAAAAATGACACGCATCCTTCAACCTGCCCACTGGGCCCGTCCACGTGGTTACTCCAATGGTGTGGTCACACGCGGCCAGCTGGTGTTTGTAGCCGGCATGATCGGTTGGGACGCCCAATGCGTTTTCCATACCGATGACATGGCCGGGCAAGTACGCCAGGCATTGACCAACGTGGTGGAAGTGCTGAACGAAGCTGGTGCCAAACCAGAACACATCACCCGCATGACCTGGTACCTGACAAACAAGCGCGAGTACGTGGCGGCCTATCCCGAAATCGGCAAGGCTTTCCGCGAAATCATTGGTAGCTTCAACGCCACCATGACCGCGGTGCAAGTGACAGAGCTTGTAGAAGACCGCGCCAAGGTAGAGATTGAGGTCACGGCAGTGATCCCCGACTGATCCCCAGAACACTGCGGAGAAAGTCCATGCTCAACGCATACCTTTTTGATGGTGCGCGCACCGCTTTTGGTCGCCACGCCGGTGCTTTGGCGTCTGTGCGTCCCGACGATCTGGCCGCGCACCTGTTGCGCAGCCTGGCCGCGCGTTCGCCCATGGCGCGTGCGGTGGAAGACGTCGTCCTGGGTTGCACCTGCCAGGCTGGCGAAGACAGCCGCAATATCGCCCGCCATGCCGCTTTACTCAGTGGCCTGGGCCAGCAAGTCCCCGGTCAGACCGTTAACCGCCTGTGCGGTAGCGGCCTGGCCGCGGTCATGGACTGCGCACGCGCCATCACCACGGGTGAGGGCGATGTGTATCTGGCCGGTGGCGTGGAGAGCATGAGCCGAGCGCCCTTCGTCATGGCCAAGGCCGAGTCTCCCTACAGCCGTGATTTGCGCGTGGCCGATTCCACGATTGGTGCGCGTTTTCCGAACCCGGCGTTGATCCAGGCGTTTGGCAACCACACCATGCCGGAAACGGCCGATGCTGTGGCTGCAGAGCTGGGCCTTACGCGTGATGACTGCGATGCTTACGCGCTGCAATCACAACAGCGCTTTGCGGCGGCGCAGGCAGCTGGCGTTTTTGCGCAGGAAATTGTGGCCACCGAAGTTCCCCAGGGCCGAAAAGCCCCGCCGCTGGCCTTCGCCCTGGATGAACACCCGCGCGCCGACACCACGCTGGCCTCGCTGCAAAAGCTCAAGCCCCTGTTCGAAGGCGGTGTCACCACCGCTGGCAACGCATCGGGCATTAATGACGGTGCAGCTATGGTGCTGCTGGGCAACCAGGCAGCCGGCGAGCGCCATGGACAGAAGCCACTGGCACGCATTCTGTCGTCCGCAGTCGTTGGCGTAGAGCCGCGACTCATGGGCCTGGGGCCCGTGGGCGCCATCCAGAAAGCACTCGTGCGCGCTGGTATCACGCTGGCGGATGTCGACGTCATTGAAATCAATGAAGCCTTTGCCGCCCAGGTTCTGGGTTGCCTGAAAAGCCTGGGTCTGGACGCCCAGGACTCCCGCGTCAACCCCAACGGGGGCGCCATTGCGGTCGGCCACCCCCTGGGTGCCTCGGGTGCAAGACTGGTACTGACCGCAGCCCATGAACTGCAACGGCGCCAAGGTCGCTACGCCGTGGTGAGCCTGTGCATCGGTGTGGGGCAAGGCATCGCCATGGTGCTGGAACGCACCTGAATCTGACCCATCTATTTCTTAAATTACTTTATCCAAGGACATAACCATGGCTACCAAGAACACTTTCCAATGGGATGACGCATTGCTGCTGGACAGCCAGCTCACAGACGATGAGCGCCAGGTGCGTGACGCGGCCCAGAGCTATTGCCAGGAACGCCTGCTGCCCCGCGTGCAAGACAACTTCCGCCACGAAAAGACCGATGCCAGCATCTTCCGTGAAATGGGCGAACTGGGCCTGCTGGGTGCCACCATCCCCGAGCAGTACGGCGGCGCCGGCCTGAACTACGTGTGTTACGGCCTGGTGGCGCGTGAAGTGGAGCGTGTGGACTCGGGTTACCGCTCCATGATGAGCGTGCAGTCTTCGCTGGTCATGGTGCCCATCAACGAATTCGGTACCGAAGCGCAAAAGCAAAAATACCTGCCCAAGCTTGCCACCGGCGAATGGATCGGCTGCTTTGGCCTGACCGAACCCAACCACGGTTCGGACCCCGGCAGCATGATTACCCGCGCCAAAAAAGTGCCCGGCGGCTACAGCCTGTCCGGCGCCAAGATGTGGATCACCAACAGCCCCATCGCCGACGTGTTCGTGGTCTGGGCCAAGGACGACGGCGGCAAGATCCGCGGCTTCATCCTGGACAAGGGCTCCAAAGGCCTCAGCGCCCCGGCCATCCACGGCAAGGTGGGCCTACGGGCGTCCATCACCGGTGAGATCGTCATGGACGAAGTGTTTTGCCCGGAGGAAAACGCTTTCCCCGAAGTGCGTGGTCTCAAAGGCCCGTTCACTTGCCTGAACAGTGCACGCTACGGCATTGCCTGGGGCGCTCTGGGTGCGGCGGAAGACTGCTACACCCGAGCACGCCAGTACACCATGGACCGCAAGCAGTTCGACAAACCCCTGGCAGCCAACCAGCTGATCCAGAAAAAGCTCGCCGACATGCTGACCGAAATCACGCTGGGCCTGCAAGGATGCCTGCAAGTAGGGCGCCTGAAAGACAGTGGGCAGGCATCTGTAGAGATGACGTCCATCATCAAACGCAACTCCTGCGGCAAGGCGCTGGACATTGCGCGGCTGGCGCGCGACATGATGGGCGGCAACGGTATCAGCGACGAATTTGGCGTAGCCCGCCACTTGGTCAACCTGGAAGTGGTCAACACCTATGAAGGCACGCATGACATCCACGCCTTGATTCTGGGACGCGCGATTACCGGGATTGCCGCTTTCTGATCGGTCCTTGTACGTCAAAAGAAAAAGCCTCTGGATAGTCCAGAGGCTTTTTTTGCTTTTCAGGCTATCGTTTACAGTGGACGTGATTTCAATAGTGAAATAGGGCTGTAGCCCTCGATACGTGTGCGCAGGCAGCTATACATTCAATAGCACGTATTAGTTAACATAATATACATCGTATGAAGTCCCGGTAGTTTTGCCAGCGTTGCGTTATTAAAGGTTTTAGAGCAACGGCCGATACGTTTTGGGTAGTTTTAGCTGTTGCATTTGAGCCTATCACGCTGCCCATGCTCATCACTTTGCCTTCGCGAACGGACCTGTTGGTGGATCACGTTGGACTTCCCAGGTTCTGGGCGGCAGTCTGGTGGATCTTTCACGGCGGCGACTTGGCGCCATCGACGCTGCGCCGAAAACTCAGACATATTGAGTCCATCTATGTGCACACCGAAAGTCTTGGCGGCAACCTTGATGACGCTCTAAGCGCACTGGACTTGGATGCATTGGGTTCCGCGTTGGAATCATTTTTTGTGACCCTCCGGAATGTTGCAGAACCGGTAAATTCCAGCGTTGCCCGCTGGAATACGGTATTTCATTTCGTGAAAAACACTTGCGAACGACTTGAGCGCAATCCCGCTGTCGGCAACAAGATGGCTGACATACGTCAGCGCATGGCCCGTCTGGACAATCTCTATTTGGGTCTGCGCCCGTTCAAAAAGCGTAACCATGCGCAGGTTCGTGCAATTCCGAGGGGGGTGTTGGAAGAGTTTCTTGACGCTGCCACACCTGGTTCAGCGACAAATCCGTTCGAATATGAGCAAACTCAGTGGCGGATCTATGCCGCAGTAGTTCTGATGCTCTTTCAAGGACTCCGTGTTGGAGAACTGGCGCTATTGCCAGCCGACTTCACCAAAACAGAAATTGATGCACGTACGGGCATCCGACGTTGGTTTATGTCAGTCAAAACAGATGATTCTGAGGACGACCCTCGTTACTCCCGACCCAGTATCAAGACGGCGGCATCAATCAGAACCATTCCAATGGCAAGCCAGACTGCAAACGTTTTGCAGACATATTCTGCCAATTACCGTGGCAAACCCAACTACACGCAGTTCTTGGTGAGCATGCGCAAAAAACCAATGTCACCCGAAGGTTTACGCCATGCAATGCACGTACTCTCGGCGGCCTTGACACCAAATACACGCGAACAGCTCTTTAACCAGACTGGCACAAGAAATTTGACTCCACATGCGCTACGTCATACATGCGCAGTGCTTCGTATGAAGCAATGGACGGAGGCTGGTAACTCACCAGCCAAGACCATGATGCTTATGCGTAGCTTCTTTGGATGGTCAAGAGAATCCATGATGCCTTTGCTCTACGCAAAAGCCGCCTTGGACGAAAACCTCAATGAATCTTGGAATGCCCAGCTTGATGACCGATTGAACGTCTTGAGAAATATTCCACTGTGACTACACAAATAGCAATTCACGGTGAAGCTAATGACCCATTTCTTCAGGCTGTGGCGGCGCTTCCACCTTTGCCAAGAACGATTCAATATGAAGACGACTACGATGAGAAAGTACGTTCGATCAAGGTTGCAGAGAGTGAAGAGCGCCTCACAATTCACATCTCCGGCGCTGCTCGCAAGTTGGATTTTTTGCGATACGCCCCTCGAGTTCGGCGGCTTTTACGCACGTATTTACTACTCTCTTTGCAGGAGCTTTCGCCGCAGACGATACATTTGAGATATGCCCAATTTACAGAACTAGCGGCAGAGGATGTTGAGCTAGCGGCGACAACCGAGCCGATCAAACTTCGAGCAATTTGGTCGGTGTTCGTGGGGCGGTACTCTCCATATGTCCTGGACGGACTTCGGGCGTTGCTTGCCTTCTTGTGTCTGGTCCGGTTTCTGGGATGGTCGCCGGCGTATAACGGATTTGTTTCTAGAGTCCTGTTCGTACCTCGGTCAAGCCCCTACCCCACTGTGCGCAATGGGGATGCGTTCCTAACGATTGAGGAAGAGTCAAAGCTAGTCCGTTGGTTTGACGACGCCGCTTTACAGCTTCACTCCTTGCGTTTGGTGGATATTGAAGTAGCTTGTCTCTTGATTAGCTCATATCAATTTGGCATGCGTCCAAAGCAGCTGGGAATTATTCGGATGCGCGATTGTGCTGTACGGACTAGCGTCGAAGATGGCAGTGCCATCGTACATCTGACCTTCAAGATCATCAAGCAGCGAGACCCAACTCTCGCCAAATTACCTCTGGTTCGCAAGGTAAAACGCGAGTGGGCTCCTTTGTTCGCAAGACTTGTGCAGCTAAAAAATGGGGAGGATCGCGACGCTTTTCTTTTCGGGTTTCAAAGTCGAGTGAGTCTCAGCAACGCTTTGATTGGGAAGCTTGCAGAGATACTGCCTGATAGTGAGCGTCGAGTTGCATACGACCTGCGCCACTCAATGGCGCAGCGCTTGGTAGACGCCGGTGCCAGCCATGAGGACTTGGCCGCGGCGTTAGGGCACACACTGTTGGTGACGGGCCTTATTTATTTCAGGCAATCGGCAAATCAAGCAGAATTGGTCAACAAGGCCTTGGGCCTGTCGGAGGTCTACCAAACGGTCGCACGTATTGCAAAAAACAAGTCGATCAACCAGCAAGAATTGGCCCGATTAAAGGGAGATCAACAAGTTGGTGGTGCTCCGCACGGCATACCGATTGCCGGGATAGGAGGGTGTGAATCAGGCCAATCTACTTGCCCCTATAACCCCATAACTGCCTGCTATGGATGCCCAAAATTTATGCCCGTGCAGGATGTTGCTTTGCATCAACAGGTTTTGACCGAGTTTCGGGGAGTGGTCTTGCAATTTAAGGGGGCTGACAGAGGCGATGGATCTTCCCCGGCCTTTTTGCAGCTCCAACGGACAATCTCTGAAATTCAGGCGACTATCGATGAGTTGGAAGGTATGAGAGATGAATGAAAATTTCAAAACTCTTATCGAGAATGCTCGAACACTGGCAGCCGATAAAGGACTGAGTTGGCACATCCCTCTCGATGAAAAAGGCATTGCGCTCAAAGGGCATTCTTGGAATCTGCGACATCTGAGTAAGGATGGAAAACCCACGACATACGTCCTGAGGAAATTCAGTGAGTTTGAAGATGCGCAGGCTGAATTGGTAGCGAGAGGGGTTCTGGACCAAAGCGAGCTCGGCCAACGTCCAGTATCGGCTCATTGGCAAGACCTAATTAAGGCGTTCGTTCTGGATCACGTTGTTGTCCGCAGCAAGAGCTTAGCTTTTGCACAGGCCGCTTCAATGGCTTGGCGGTTCTTGGCTTCGATTGCACGCAAAGAGCCTTGGTTGGTCACTGTTGAGGACGTGCGGTTGGCCTGCGAAGTTTCTGATATTTGCCAGAACACTGATGCACGCACGATCAATATCATGGCGCTCATCCGCAACTATGTGGATGCACAACACCTATTTGATGCATGTCCTTTGACCACGTTAGTAGATCGCCCTCAAATTGGGAAGAACGCGAAGGCAAAGTTTGCGAAAACATCCGCTGCGCTCTCTCAGGAACTGGCTCAACGCAAGACACAGGAGAAATTACCTGAAAGGCGAGCTTTTTGGCAGTTGATGAGCATTGTCTACACGGAGCGACCGAAGTCTATCGTCGATTATTTACGGTTTGCGCTTGTGAAGTTGATGGTGTTGACTGGACTCCGCATTGGAGAGGTCGTTTATATCCCCTTCGATTGGAGGCGTACCAGGGGCTATCGTGATCAAAATGGGCGACCGGCCGGCGAGAGTGGTGGAATTTCTGAAACCCTCATGATCCGGCACTTTGCAGAAAAGCAGG belongs to Rhodoferax saidenbachensis and includes:
- a CDS encoding acyl-CoA thioesterase; the protein is MPSAVFSVQRVVRFSDCDPAGIVFYPQYFVMLNGLVEDWFTQALQVNYANLLGVRRVGLPTVSLQCDFKAPSRMGETITLQLRLSRQGKRSLTLDIQCIGLESPDVVRWRAQVVIVTTSLEHDGSITIPADIVQGIAQWQNFSGDKK
- a CDS encoding branched-chain amino acid ABC transporter permease, yielding MTNAKHSSPSILDHSLHWRWAVPLLIALAALPLIAVALGGDFYITLASRILIFALAATSLNFILGFGGMVSFGHAAFIGLGAYTVAIAMQEGMVNAWIAWPLAMVVSGVFALVIGAISLRTQGVYFIMITLAFAQMLYFLVVSLKAYGGDDGLSMAGRSFVAPGLDLARDRDFYYVTLALVSASVWGVARLLNARFGHTLQAIRENEVRMIAIGFPVYRFKLVAFTLAGALAGLAGALMANLGGFVSPSLMQWSQSGMLMIMVILGGVGYLYGGLLGAVFFLLLEELLSHYTIHWQLGLGAVLLLVVLVAPNGLASLVARKKGAAHG
- a CDS encoding site-specific integrase; this encodes MLITLPSRTDLLVDHVGLPRFWAAVWWIFHGGDLAPSTLRRKLRHIESIYVHTESLGGNLDDALSALDLDALGSALESFFVTLRNVAEPVNSSVARWNTVFHFVKNTCERLERNPAVGNKMADIRQRMARLDNLYLGLRPFKKRNHAQVRAIPRGVLEEFLDAATPGSATNPFEYEQTQWRIYAAVVLMLFQGLRVGELALLPADFTKTEIDARTGIRRWFMSVKTDDSEDDPRYSRPSIKTAASIRTIPMASQTANVLQTYSANYRGKPNYTQFLVSMRKKPMSPEGLRHAMHVLSAALTPNTREQLFNQTGTRNLTPHALRHTCAVLRMKQWTEAGNSPAKTMMLMRSFFGWSRESMMPLLYAKAALDENLNESWNAQLDDRLNVLRNIPL
- a CDS encoding ABC transporter substrate-binding protein, which gives rise to MFLISLRKTLVAACASTALLAMAQSTDPVKVGLLSTLSGPGAGLGVDIRDGFQLAIKLGGNKLGGRPVEVVVADDQASPDVGRQTADRLVKRDKVDFMTGIVFSNVMLAVGAPTFASQTFYVSANAGPSQYAGEQCSPYFFSASYQNDNMHEAAGQVVQEKGFKRVAVIAPNYPAGKDAIAGFKRFYKGEIASEALPALNQLNFGTELSQLRASKADAVYIFLPGGMGINFIKQFVAAGLSKDMTLFGPGFSGDEDVIKAVGDSMLGMFNTSQWGHDMANPANKKFVAEFEKEYGRLPTLYAAQGYDAAQLINAAVRDTKGKLEDKVAVRKALEAAKFDSVRGAFKFNNNHFPIQDYYLRVVTKDAKGRVTNRLLGTVLKKHADAYAGQCKMPA
- a CDS encoding branched-chain amino acid ABC transporter permease, giving the protein MDPILLLEQAFNGLQFGLMLFLLAAGLTLVFGIMDMINLAHGSLYMVGAYLIAAITAATGSYWWGLCFGVLGAAVFGALLEVSILRHFYQRDHLSQVLGTFAILMMCNEGVRLIWGAQPVPLSTPDSLAGPVELFPGFFYSSFSLFIIGVGLLVALLMYLLITRTRLGMQIRAGAANREMAMAMGVNVQRLFTAVFAVGAALCGIAGGMLGPILAVQVGMGESILIVAFVVIVIGGIGSIRGAFLGALIVGVMDTAGRTFMPMLFAHLMSPEAAANAAPAVASILIYLLMATVLFFKPRGLFPTHG
- a CDS encoding acyl-CoA dehydrogenase, producing the protein MATKNTFQWDDALLLDSQLTDDERQVRDAAQSYCQERLLPRVQDNFRHEKTDASIFREMGELGLLGATIPEQYGGAGLNYVCYGLVAREVERVDSGYRSMMSVQSSLVMVPINEFGTEAQKQKYLPKLATGEWIGCFGLTEPNHGSDPGSMITRAKKVPGGYSLSGAKMWITNSPIADVFVVWAKDDGGKIRGFILDKGSKGLSAPAIHGKVGLRASITGEIVMDEVFCPEENAFPEVRGLKGPFTCLNSARYGIAWGALGAAEDCYTRARQYTMDRKQFDKPLAANQLIQKKLADMLTEITLGLQGCLQVGRLKDSGQASVEMTSIIKRNSCGKALDIARLARDMMGGNGISDEFGVARHLVNLEVVNTYEGTHDIHALILGRAITGIAAF
- a CDS encoding ABC transporter ATP-binding protein — translated: MDTLLEIDDLQTAYGTSQILFGVGFAMRAGEVATLLGRNGMGKTTTVRSILGLTKATGGSVRFLGERIEAANADRIARMGMAVVPEGRMIFATLSVQENLLAFAGNRCASREPWTLERVYHLFPRLKERARNMGNQLSGGEQQMLAIGRALMTNPHLLILDEATEGLAPLIREDIWHCLTTLKQAGQSILVIDKYVQRLVGLADHHTILERGRVVWKGDSPQLAAQPDIWHRYIGV
- a CDS encoding 3-oxoadipyl-CoA thiolase, which produces MLNAYLFDGARTAFGRHAGALASVRPDDLAAHLLRSLAARSPMARAVEDVVLGCTCQAGEDSRNIARHAALLSGLGQQVPGQTVNRLCGSGLAAVMDCARAITTGEGDVYLAGGVESMSRAPFVMAKAESPYSRDLRVADSTIGARFPNPALIQAFGNHTMPETADAVAAELGLTRDDCDAYALQSQQRFAAAQAAGVFAQEIVATEVPQGRKAPPLAFALDEHPRADTTLASLQKLKPLFEGGVTTAGNASGINDGAAMVLLGNQAAGERHGQKPLARILSSAVVGVEPRLMGLGPVGAIQKALVRAGITLADVDVIEINEAFAAQVLGCLKSLGLDAQDSRVNPNGGAIAVGHPLGASGARLVLTAAHELQRRQGRYAVVSLCIGVGQGIAMVLERT
- a CDS encoding RidA family protein, with the protein product MTRILQPAHWARPRGYSNGVVTRGQLVFVAGMIGWDAQCVFHTDDMAGQVRQALTNVVEVLNEAGAKPEHITRMTWYLTNKREYVAAYPEIGKAFREIIGSFNATMTAVQVTELVEDRAKVEIEVTAVIPD
- a CDS encoding ABC transporter ATP-binding protein, with product MAEIILHIDQLVKRFGGLVATNHADLKVERGSIHALIGPNGAGKTTLIHQISGALQPDEGAVHFMGQNITQVPMHQRALRGLVRSYQITSIFKKLSVLDNIALSVQARSGSSMRFWQAARSESGRYAEAAAVAERIGLGQKLHTLSGALSHGQQRQLELGLALALKPQLLLLDEPMAGMGPDESENMVALLQSLRSEVTILLVEHDMDAVFRLADRISTLVFGKVIASGTAQEIKDNPEVKQAYLGDEMGVDAVAH